A window from Herbaspirillum sp. meg3 encodes these proteins:
- a CDS encoding methyl-accepting chemotaxis protein: MKTTAKRREMKIGTRLGIGFSLVFLLMIGLTVLSIIEVNAIENNLRTINDINSVKQDEAVSMRSSIHERAIALRDMTLVDQAGLSDALNTVARLDRQYRESQAALAREVSDGRHTDADEQALFAAIDTVEGRVTPLVAQAVAMRQAGQADQAREFLLSRVKPEFVNWLQAINNFISMETRKNQQESDKARHRAAGFEAFMVLLCLIAIGIGSVVAMLVVRRVKRIVGAEPWEVTALAQAVDRGELYRQVDTPETSHGQASIMGALASMSRNLKSTVTEVRRTSEQVAVTSRQIVQGNLDLSERTENQAGSLQVTASTMEQLTATVKSNADSAGEANRLAVSASNIAVEGGAIVEEVVQTMNSIDESSRKIVDIIAVIDGIAFQTNILALNAAVEAARAGELGRGFAVVATEVRTLAQRSSAAAKEIKSLIDDSVAKVELGSELVKRAGLTMQEVVGSVRHVTDVVGEISAASVEQSAGIAEVNRAIARIDLATQQNAALVEEATVAANALRTQADTLSQVVGFFKLDEFEAETIVAEQQIVMVPAARKPKPGASIRARRPALGMHAVDIY, from the coding sequence ATGAAAACCACTGCAAAACGTCGGGAAATGAAAATAGGTACACGTCTTGGCATCGGCTTCTCGCTGGTGTTTCTGCTGATGATCGGGCTGACCGTCCTGAGCATCATCGAAGTCAATGCAATCGAAAATAACTTACGCACGATCAATGACATCAACTCCGTCAAGCAAGACGAAGCTGTCAGCATGCGCAGCAGCATCCATGAACGCGCCATCGCCCTGCGCGACATGACGCTGGTGGATCAGGCCGGCTTGTCTGACGCGCTGAATACGGTTGCCCGGCTTGATCGTCAATACCGTGAATCTCAGGCAGCGTTGGCCCGCGAAGTCAGCGATGGCAGACACACCGATGCGGATGAGCAGGCGCTGTTCGCCGCCATCGACACCGTCGAAGGCCGTGTCACACCGCTGGTGGCTCAGGCCGTTGCCATGCGTCAGGCCGGGCAGGCAGACCAGGCGCGCGAGTTTTTGCTGAGCCGCGTCAAACCGGAGTTCGTCAACTGGTTGCAGGCGATCAATAATTTCATCTCCATGGAGACGCGCAAGAATCAACAGGAGTCGGATAAGGCCAGACACCGCGCCGCCGGCTTTGAGGCATTCATGGTGCTGCTGTGCCTGATCGCGATCGGTATCGGTTCGGTGGTGGCGATGCTGGTGGTGCGCCGGGTCAAACGCATCGTCGGCGCCGAGCCGTGGGAAGTGACTGCACTGGCGCAGGCAGTTGATCGCGGCGAGCTGTATCGCCAGGTCGATACACCGGAAACATCCCACGGCCAGGCCAGCATCATGGGAGCGTTGGCCAGCATGAGCCGCAATCTGAAATCGACCGTGACCGAAGTGCGCCGCACCTCGGAACAGGTCGCCGTCACCAGCCGGCAGATTGTGCAAGGCAATCTGGATCTGTCCGAGCGCACAGAAAATCAGGCGGGGTCTTTGCAAGTGACTGCATCCACCATGGAGCAACTGACCGCAACAGTAAAGAGCAATGCAGACAGCGCGGGTGAAGCCAACCGCCTGGCCGTCAGCGCTTCCAATATCGCCGTCGAAGGCGGCGCCATTGTGGAAGAAGTCGTGCAGACCATGAACTCCATCGACGAGTCATCGCGAAAGATCGTCGATATCATCGCCGTCATCGACGGTATCGCTTTTCAGACCAATATCCTCGCCTTGAATGCCGCCGTGGAAGCCGCACGTGCCGGTGAACTGGGACGCGGTTTTGCCGTCGTTGCGACCGAAGTCAGAACGCTGGCGCAGCGCAGCTCCGCCGCTGCCAAAGAGATCAAGTCGCTGATCGACGATTCGGTGGCGAAGGTGGAATTGGGCAGCGAACTGGTCAAACGTGCGGGCCTGACCATGCAGGAGGTCGTCGGCAGTGTGCGTCACGTGACCGACGTCGTCGGCGAGATCAGCGCTGCCAGTGTCGAGCAGAGTGCAGGCATCGCCGAAGTCAACCGGGCGATTGCACGCATCGATCTGGCAACCCAGCAGAACGCCGCGCTGGTTGAAGAAGCGACTGTCGCCGCCAACGCCTTGCGTACGCAGGCTGACACGCTCAGCCAGGTGGTTGGATTCTTCAAACTGGACGAGTTCGAAGCCGAGACCATTGTTGCCGAGCAGCAGATTGTCATGGTTCCCGCAGCCAGGAAACCGAAACCCGGCGCCTCGATCCGTGCGCGCAGGCCTGCCTTGGGAATGCACGCAGTTGATATCTATTGA
- a CDS encoding sensor histidine kinase, with translation MDTAPHPRFVRVAQAQGKHSPGCPVAGFSDVGSTPDPARVSPQFSTQPAGSPEQDLAVQERLKLARDLHDGFLQDITATLMQMRAELALQKKGQKDGREQAQAHTHTHAHTMPGGHLERAILMAEDTVARMRRRVGELRQPLAVPAKPEFRELCTALQEHLHRTLQYSGTTLQFDACPELPMEQEPLHEVLQIAGEAVANALKHGAADHIACTVRSLHGVVTVTVSDNGGGFQIDLSKRRTQAAFGLTGMKERAALLCGDVEVINTVSRGVTVRLQFPHPLVAH, from the coding sequence ATGGATACCGCACCTCATCCCCGCTTTGTTCGCGTTGCTCAGGCACAAGGGAAGCATTCGCCCGGTTGCCCGGTCGCTGGCTTTTCAGATGTGGGATCAACTCCCGATCCCGCGCGGGTTTCGCCTCAGTTTTCGACGCAGCCGGCCGGTTCGCCCGAGCAAGACCTTGCCGTGCAGGAAAGACTGAAGCTGGCGCGTGACCTGCATGACGGTTTCTTGCAGGACATCACGGCAACGCTGATGCAGATGCGGGCTGAACTGGCATTGCAGAAGAAAGGGCAGAAGGACGGGCGTGAACAAGCTCAAGCTCATACTCATACACATGCTCATACGATGCCGGGCGGTCATCTGGAACGCGCCATCCTGATGGCGGAAGATACTGTCGCCAGAATGCGCCGACGCGTCGGCGAACTGCGTCAACCGCTTGCCGTACCGGCGAAGCCAGAATTCCGGGAGCTTTGCACCGCCTTGCAGGAACACCTCCATCGCACCCTGCAATACAGCGGCACCACTCTGCAATTCGATGCCTGTCCTGAGTTGCCGATGGAACAGGAACCATTGCACGAAGTGCTGCAGATCGCCGGCGAGGCCGTCGCCAATGCGCTCAAGCACGGTGCGGCGGACCACATCGCTTGTACGGTGCGCAGCCTGCATGGCGTCGTAACGGTCACTGTCAGCGACAACGGCGGCGGTTTTCAAATTGACTTATCCAAACGGAGGACGCAAGCAGCCTTCGGCCTGACCGGCATGAAAGAACGCGCTGCATTGCTTTGCGGCGATGTGGAGGTGATCAATACCGTCTCCCGCGGCGTCACAGTCAGGTTGCAATTTCCGCATCCACTGGTTGCGCATTGA
- a CDS encoding response regulator transcription factor — MTTMTNATSSEPISILLVDDHPMIRLGLRQIIESEPLFLLAGEAENGVVAVEKFELLRPDLVLMDLNMPEMDGMEAISRIRAIAPKAHVVILTSLDGEEDVFRGLKAGARGYLLKDAPPSQIVECILAVMRGNKYVSPYMAGKLAARVEHEALSERELEILQWLSEGKSNKEIARLALVTEGTIKFHVNNILFKMSAATRTGAVVNGLKRAVISLH, encoded by the coding sequence ATGACCACCATGACCAATGCAACGTCTTCCGAGCCGATTTCCATCTTGCTGGTCGACGACCATCCGATGATCCGTCTCGGCCTGCGTCAGATCATCGAAAGCGAGCCGCTCTTTTTGTTGGCCGGAGAGGCGGAAAACGGTGTTGTCGCAGTAGAGAAGTTTGAGTTGCTGCGACCGGATCTGGTGCTGATGGATTTGAACATGCCGGAGATGGACGGCATGGAGGCCATCAGCCGCATACGCGCGATTGCTCCCAAGGCGCATGTGGTGATCCTGACCTCGCTGGATGGCGAAGAAGATGTCTTCCGGGGATTGAAGGCAGGTGCGCGTGGCTACTTGCTCAAGGATGCCCCGCCGTCGCAGATCGTGGAGTGCATTCTTGCCGTGATGCGCGGCAATAAATACGTCAGCCCCTATATGGCCGGAAAGCTGGCGGCACGCGTCGAACACGAGGCATTGTCGGAACGGGAGCTGGAGATACTGCAGTGGCTCTCCGAAGGTAAAAGCAACAAGGAAATCGCGCGACTGGCGCTAGTCACCGAAGGTACGATCAAGTTCCATGTCAACAATATCCTCTTCAAGATGTCCGCGGCCACGCGCACGGGGGCGGTAGTCAATGGCCTCAAGCGGGCGGTGATTTCCTTGCACTGA
- a CDS encoding methyl-accepting chemotaxis protein, producing MNPANFSIRVRLGMAFAFVLLMMAVLIAISLLQVQRISEIQDRVMEEDWAKLDAIQTVDAITRSNMGLVLSLFITTDKTEIAKIKADVTGNIAVSLKAVETLDRLVMSAEGKKYLDAVKQARQKYATSYLDVSTMLDAGQDDAAASLVHRQTMPLLQALQAEIKTMVEHQRNVVEKSRLESHRIVNSARLIMIALGAVTLVLATMLAWWISRSITRPLARAVAFARTVAEGDLRQEITVTSRDETGQMLLALKDMNAGLGEIIAQVAQGAHTILQASQEIARGNMDLSARTEAQASSLEETASSLEQLTGAVHQNADHARDVSQLVSSAANAAHEGGLAVGRVIETMAAIDKTSKQVVNITAIIDGIAFQTNILALNAAVEAARAGESGRGFAVVATEVRSLAQRAATASHEIKALIDESIQQVEAGGRQVEDAGRTIENVVMQVRGISQTMADIALASNEQSAGIDQINHAVSEMDQVTQQNAALVEQAAAAAAALSEQAIELERVAGRFKLTQAQAAVRPAPLFAQSSAKPSVPSSLVTSSMQSPLQPPTLLPESFA from the coding sequence ATGAACCCAGCAAATTTCTCTATTCGTGTGCGACTCGGTATGGCGTTCGCCTTCGTGCTGCTCATGATGGCGGTACTGATCGCGATCAGTCTTTTGCAGGTTCAGCGTATCTCCGAGATTCAGGACCGGGTGATGGAAGAAGACTGGGCCAAGCTTGATGCGATACAGACAGTCGATGCCATCACCCGCTCCAATATGGGGCTGGTTCTGTCCTTGTTCATCACGACCGACAAGACGGAAATCGCAAAGATAAAAGCTGACGTGACAGGCAATATCGCCGTGTCGTTGAAGGCGGTCGAGACGCTGGATCGTCTGGTTATGTCCGCCGAGGGAAAGAAATATCTCGATGCCGTCAAACAGGCGCGGCAGAAGTACGCGACGTCCTATCTGGACGTATCAACAATGCTTGATGCCGGCCAGGATGACGCTGCCGCGTCTCTGGTGCACAGGCAGACCATGCCTTTGTTGCAAGCGCTGCAGGCCGAGATCAAGACCATGGTTGAGCATCAACGCAATGTGGTGGAAAAAAGCCGGCTTGAGTCGCACCGCATCGTCAATTCAGCCAGGCTTATCATGATCGCGCTGGGGGCGGTGACGCTGGTGCTGGCAACTATGCTGGCGTGGTGGATCAGCCGCAGCATTACACGTCCGCTGGCGCGTGCTGTTGCCTTCGCGCGCACCGTGGCGGAAGGCGATCTGCGTCAGGAGATCACGGTCACCAGCCGTGATGAAACGGGGCAGATGCTGCTGGCGCTCAAGGATATGAATGCCGGACTGGGCGAGATCATTGCGCAGGTGGCGCAGGGCGCGCACACGATCCTGCAAGCTTCGCAGGAGATCGCGCGCGGCAACATGGATTTGTCGGCGCGCACCGAGGCGCAGGCCAGTTCGCTGGAAGAAACGGCTTCGTCGCTGGAGCAGCTGACAGGCGCGGTGCATCAGAATGCCGATCACGCGCGCGACGTCAGTCAACTGGTCAGTTCGGCTGCCAACGCCGCGCATGAGGGCGGACTCGCGGTTGGCCGCGTCATTGAAACCATGGCGGCTATCGACAAGACATCCAAACAAGTGGTCAACATCACGGCCATCATTGACGGCATCGCCTTTCAGACTAATATCCTGGCGCTTAACGCGGCAGTGGAAGCGGCCCGTGCAGGCGAATCGGGACGCGGCTTTGCCGTCGTCGCTACCGAGGTGCGGAGTCTCGCACAGCGTGCCGCCACCGCATCACATGAGATCAAGGCGCTGATCGACGAGTCCATACAGCAGGTTGAGGCGGGCGGACGCCAGGTGGAAGATGCCGGACGCACGATCGAAAATGTGGTGATGCAGGTACGCGGCATCAGCCAGACCATGGCCGACATCGCACTGGCGAGCAATGAGCAGAGCGCAGGCATCGATCAGATCAATCACGCCGTTTCCGAAATGGATCAGGTCACACAGCAGAATGCGGCGTTGGTCGAACAAGCCGCTGCCGCTGCGGCTGCACTCAGCGAGCAGGCAATTGAACTCGAACGTGTCGCCGGCCGTTTCAAGCTGACACAAGCGCAAGCGGCTGTCCGGCCTGCGCCCTTGTTTGCGCAGTCATCGGCAAAGCCATCAGTTCCCTCTTCATTAGTGACATCGTCAATGCAATCTCCCCTGCAGCCGCCAACGCTGTTGCCGGAAAGTTTTGCCTGA
- a CDS encoding EAL domain-containing protein, which produces MRKQLIDHVGFNRTVLEWGAFVAVLVFTALLIVNFIWSERRLITTAETSRMQAQTRIIEENLSHQFQGVRNALDSAREAVSNPDHCDAACQKLLLQSLKRAMPGVRAMVILDSDGKIRMSADDMGDRHLDDRDFLSQISRMYSRNLMYLSQPYENTPGVFNIKLSVPVLDANGRNAGVISAILNPEYFDAVMRSALYAEDMNSAITEEDGRRILFVPANLTEMRSPGGGDDDFLARHLRNGATTSVLTGRTASGEKRMVVQRTVTQGDMGLDKTLVISLTRSVERLHAGWHDLALSYLAAWCAFALIGGLVLTFIQRRRGLVHNLRQIQEEHQAEAAERMELALSSANLGLWDWHIPSDCRTVDARSNAILGYTAEKQHNGPGEWRKQVNPEHREALDEALRLHLIDSTTSFEAEYEMQHRDGHWVWIQCRGRVVQRDQQGRPLRMVGTRMDISARKKAEADIAHLAFYDGLTNLPNRRLLLDRLAHAVAKSGRGGYHGAVIFVDLDNFKSLNDTMGHDMGDQLLSVVALRLKQVTREADTVARLGGDEFVILLDDLGATPEEAAGNAEFVCRKVLSTLNAGYSLGAYELRSTPSIGVVMFGSAMHTVNDLLRQADMAMYEAKAAGRNTFRFFNPGMQEALDEIAMLESDLRHALIRRELLLHYQPIVDAEGHLTGVEALMRWRHPLRGLVFPGTFIPQAEKSGIIVEFGEWALETACEQLLQWSKSYETEHLTISVNVSARQFRQPEFTQRILQIIERTGANPRRLKLELTESMLLTDIEDLIAKMSMLKTHGVGFSLDDFGTGYSSLSYLKKLPIDQLKIDKSFVQDMLLTPHASSIVRTIVSLAQSMGLQVVAEGVETAEQWAALRRIGCGNFQGYLFAKPGAISDLGTWFIASEATAGTGGRVHQLALVSPVV; this is translated from the coding sequence ATGCGTAAGCAGCTGATCGATCATGTTGGTTTCAATCGCACCGTTCTTGAATGGGGCGCTTTCGTCGCCGTGCTGGTTTTTACCGCGCTGCTGATCGTCAACTTTATCTGGTCCGAGCGGCGCCTCATTACCACTGCCGAAACCTCGCGCATGCAGGCGCAAACTCGCATCATTGAAGAGAATCTGTCGCATCAGTTTCAGGGGGTACGCAACGCATTGGATAGCGCGAGAGAAGCTGTCAGCAATCCCGATCACTGTGATGCCGCGTGTCAGAAGCTGCTGTTGCAGTCGCTCAAGCGCGCCATGCCGGGAGTACGCGCCATGGTGATCCTCGATAGCGACGGCAAGATTCGCATGTCGGCCGATGACATGGGAGACCGTCATCTGGATGATCGCGATTTCCTGTCGCAGATTTCGCGCATGTATTCACGCAACCTGATGTATTTGTCACAGCCGTACGAAAACACCCCCGGGGTATTCAACATCAAATTATCCGTGCCGGTTCTTGATGCCAACGGACGCAATGCCGGCGTGATCAGTGCGATTCTCAACCCGGAATATTTCGACGCCGTCATGCGCTCGGCGCTCTATGCGGAAGACATGAACAGCGCCATCACCGAAGAGGATGGCCGCAGGATATTGTTCGTACCCGCCAACCTGACGGAGATGCGTTCACCGGGCGGCGGCGATGACGATTTTCTGGCGCGCCATCTGCGCAACGGCGCCACTACCAGTGTGCTGACCGGCCGCACCGCAAGCGGCGAGAAACGCATGGTGGTGCAGAGGACTGTGACGCAGGGGGACATGGGGCTGGACAAGACGCTGGTCATCAGTCTCACGCGCAGTGTCGAGCGGCTGCACGCCGGCTGGCATGATCTTGCCTTGTCCTATCTGGCGGCATGGTGCGCCTTTGCCTTGATAGGGGGACTGGTGCTGACCTTTATCCAGCGTCGCCGCGGCCTGGTACACAACCTCAGGCAGATACAGGAAGAGCACCAGGCGGAAGCTGCCGAGCGTATGGAGCTGGCCCTGAGTAGCGCCAATCTGGGACTATGGGACTGGCATATTCCCAGCGATTGCCGCACCGTCGATGCGCGCAGTAACGCTATCCTCGGCTACACGGCGGAGAAGCAGCATAACGGCCCCGGCGAATGGCGCAAGCAAGTCAACCCGGAGCATCGCGAAGCGCTCGATGAAGCATTGCGCCTGCATCTGATCGACAGCACCACTTCTTTTGAAGCCGAGTACGAGATGCAGCATCGCGATGGTCACTGGGTCTGGATCCAGTGCCGCGGTCGCGTCGTGCAGCGCGACCAGCAAGGACGTCCGTTGCGTATGGTCGGCACCCGCATGGATATCAGCGCACGCAAGAAGGCGGAAGCGGACATCGCGCATCTGGCTTTTTACGATGGCCTGACCAACCTTCCCAATCGCCGTTTGCTGCTGGACCGTCTTGCTCACGCGGTTGCCAAAAGCGGCCGGGGCGGTTATCACGGCGCGGTGATCTTTGTCGATCTGGATAATTTCAAATCGCTCAATGACACCATGGGACACGATATGGGGGACCAGTTGCTGAGCGTTGTCGCGTTGCGCCTGAAGCAGGTGACGCGCGAAGCCGATACCGTGGCGCGGCTGGGCGGAGATGAGTTTGTGATTTTGCTGGACGATCTGGGGGCGACGCCGGAAGAAGCTGCCGGCAACGCCGAGTTCGTCTGCCGCAAAGTACTCTCTACGCTCAATGCCGGTTATTCGCTGGGTGCGTATGAACTGCGTAGCACACCGAGTATCGGCGTCGTGATGTTCGGTTCGGCCATGCATACCGTCAATGATCTGCTACGCCAGGCTGACATGGCCATGTATGAAGCCAAGGCGGCCGGACGCAATACCTTCCGTTTTTTTAATCCCGGCATGCAAGAAGCGCTGGATGAAATCGCCATGCTGGAAAGCGACCTGCGGCATGCTCTCATACGCCGTGAACTGCTGCTGCACTATCAGCCCATCGTTGACGCCGAAGGCCACCTCACCGGCGTCGAGGCCTTGATGCGCTGGCGTCATCCCTTGCGCGGGCTGGTCTTTCCCGGCACCTTCATTCCGCAGGCGGAGAAGTCCGGCATCATCGTCGAGTTCGGCGAGTGGGCGTTGGAAACGGCCTGCGAACAACTGCTGCAATGGTCGAAGAGTTATGAAACGGAACATCTCACTATCTCGGTCAACGTCAGTGCGCGGCAGTTTCGCCAGCCTGAATTCACGCAGCGTATCCTGCAGATCATCGAGCGCACCGGTGCCAATCCGCGCCGCCTGAAGCTGGAACTGACCGAGAGCATGCTGCTGACCGACATTGAAGATCTGATCGCCAAGATGAGCATGCTCAAAACCCATGGCGTGGGATTTTCTCTGGATGATTTTGGCACCGGTTATTCATCGCTGAGTTATCTCAAGAAGCTACCCATCGATCAGTTGAAGATCGACAAGTCCTTCGTGCAGGACATGTTGCTGACGCCGCATGCGTCGTCGATTGTCAGAACCATCGTCAGTCTCGCGCAAAGCATGGGATTGCAGGTCGTGGCCGAAGGGGTGGAAACGGCGGAACAATGGGCCGCATTGAGGAGAATCGGATGTGGCAATTTCCAAGGCTATCTGTTCGCCAAGCCTGGCGCAATCTCGGATCTCGGTACCTGGTTCATTGCCTCGGAAGCGACCGCCGGCACCGGTGGCCGGGTGCATCAGCTGGCTTTGGTCAGCCCGGTCGTCTGA
- a CDS encoding PLP-dependent aminotransferase family protein, with product MTLYETLADTISQQIEQGLMLEGEKIPSVRRTSQLHHLSISTVIRAFLLLESRGIIESRPQSGYFVRVRNKETVLRKDDNRQDDVPLDVTREAAAMAAMTTTPLTASMPSYELALSNLRSINCKNSLPLGSPYPDPALFPWARISQLARGLYRRRERQELMGALPPGNQELIRQIARRHLETGLAINAAEIIITEGATEAINLCLQAIGKPGDAIAVESPAYYAVLHAIERRGMHAVAIPTDPETGIDVQALERTITASTDHRIVGCIVMPNFQNPMGFNMPEQRKKALVEMMRRYGLPIIENDVYGELHFGEQRPKPLKAFDTEGLVLYCSSFSKSLTAEYRIGWTLPGRYRQEVEHLKFLNTVTTPSLPQIAIAEYLKNEGYDFHLRRLRKTYAQQARIMSAAVGRFFPEGTSMSQPDGGYLLWVTLPANVDALELYSRAQALDISIAPGPMFSLDGSFTNCLRLNYSFAWNQSLELGVRTLGNIATELSERKTTGNTPEAHRARFMEAQKAAEAAYAPAPATSSVLSPHPQTFQTTGLTKAS from the coding sequence ATGACGCTGTACGAAACGCTTGCGGACACAATCAGTCAACAGATCGAACAAGGGCTCATGCTCGAAGGCGAGAAAATTCCTTCCGTGCGGCGTACGAGCCAACTTCATCATCTCAGCATCTCCACCGTCATTCGCGCGTTTCTCTTGCTGGAAAGTCGCGGCATCATCGAGAGCCGCCCACAGTCCGGCTATTTTGTCCGGGTGCGCAACAAGGAGACGGTTCTCCGCAAAGACGACAACCGGCAAGACGATGTCCCGCTGGACGTTACGCGCGAAGCGGCGGCTATGGCGGCCATGACCACCACGCCCCTCACGGCATCCATGCCGTCGTATGAACTGGCCCTGTCGAACCTGCGCTCGATCAATTGCAAAAATTCCCTGCCGCTTGGTTCGCCTTATCCCGATCCGGCGTTGTTCCCGTGGGCCCGCATCAGTCAGCTGGCGCGGGGATTGTATCGCCGCCGCGAGCGTCAGGAACTGATGGGCGCCTTGCCGCCCGGCAATCAGGAGCTGATCCGCCAGATCGCACGCCGTCATCTCGAAACCGGGCTGGCGATCAATGCAGCAGAAATCATCATCACCGAAGGCGCCACTGAAGCCATCAATCTCTGCCTGCAAGCCATCGGCAAGCCGGGTGACGCCATCGCTGTGGAATCGCCCGCCTACTACGCCGTGCTGCACGCCATCGAACGCCGGGGCATGCACGCAGTAGCAATCCCTACCGATCCCGAAACCGGCATCGACGTCCAGGCACTGGAACGCACCATCACAGCATCGACCGACCATCGTATCGTCGGCTGCATCGTCATGCCTAATTTCCAGAATCCCATGGGTTTCAACATGCCCGAGCAACGCAAGAAGGCGCTGGTGGAGATGATGCGCCGATATGGCTTGCCTATTATTGAAAACGACGTCTACGGTGAACTCCATTTTGGTGAGCAGCGGCCGAAGCCGCTCAAGGCCTTTGACACGGAGGGGCTGGTGCTCTACTGCAGCTCGTTCTCGAAAAGCCTGACTGCGGAATACCGCATCGGCTGGACCTTGCCGGGACGCTACCGCCAGGAAGTCGAGCATCTGAAGTTTCTCAACACGGTGACTACGCCTTCGCTGCCGCAAATCGCGATCGCCGAATATCTGAAAAACGAAGGCTACGATTTTCATCTGCGCCGCTTGCGCAAGACCTACGCGCAACAAGCCCGCATCATGAGTGCAGCCGTCGGCCGCTTCTTCCCCGAGGGAACCAGCATGTCGCAACCCGACGGCGGCTATCTGCTGTGGGTGACGCTGCCGGCGAATGTCGACGCGCTGGAACTATACTCGCGCGCACAAGCGCTCGACATCAGCATCGCGCCCGGCCCGATGTTTTCTCTTGATGGCAGCTTCACCAATTGCCTGCGCCTGAACTATAGCTTTGCCTGGAATCAGAGCCTGGAACTGGGGGTACGCACGCTCGGCAATATCGCCACGGAACTCAGCGAGAGAAAAACCACGGGCAATACGCCGGAAGCACATCGCGCACGTTTCATGGAGGCCCAGAAAGCTGCCGAGGCCGCTTACGCGCCAGCTCCGGCCACCTCGTCCGTCCTGTCTCCTCATCCCCAGACGTTTCAGACGACCGGGCTGACCAAAGCCAGCTGA
- a CDS encoding sensor histidine kinase has translation MFISARSPLLPISAGILTVAIFAIDALTPLDIAIAVLYVVVVLLSVAAWPRRGVIAMTTLCIVLTLVAYGTSHGLATYDAALARCLVSLAAIVITAFLALKGQAAANALIQREEALHQAQTQLAHTSRVTTLGELAASIAHEVNQPLAAIATHGEACLRWLNRPQPDLDEARLAIDGMLRDAHRASEIIRRIRAMARKAEPSYIPLDINEVARESCDLVQRELLRTGVVLSLDLESDLPQVRADRVQLQQVLINLLMNSIQAMTEAHGKDRRLSVKSFVRRSDEGVSVALEISDTGPGFPAAHIGRLFEAFFTTKKDGMGMGLPICRSIIEAHGGRIQAQNNEMYGATISFHLPLISGGEANG, from the coding sequence ATGTTCATTTCCGCGCGATCACCGCTGCTGCCAATCAGCGCAGGCATACTGACGGTGGCGATATTTGCAATCGATGCATTGACGCCATTGGATATCGCCATTGCGGTGCTGTATGTGGTGGTGGTTCTGCTGTCGGTAGCGGCATGGCCGCGGCGCGGCGTGATTGCGATGACCACCTTGTGTATTGTGTTGACGCTGGTCGCCTACGGCACCTCGCATGGTCTTGCCACCTATGACGCGGCCCTGGCGCGCTGTCTGGTGAGCCTCGCGGCAATCGTCATCACCGCCTTCTTGGCGCTTAAAGGACAGGCCGCCGCCAACGCCCTGATTCAGCGCGAGGAAGCATTGCATCAGGCGCAGACGCAGTTGGCGCATACCAGCCGGGTGACCACGCTGGGTGAGCTGGCGGCTTCCATCGCACATGAGGTCAATCAGCCGCTGGCGGCGATTGCGACCCACGGCGAAGCCTGTCTGCGATGGCTCAATCGCCCGCAACCGGATCTGGACGAAGCGCGTCTAGCCATCGACGGCATGTTGCGCGATGCACACCGCGCCAGCGAAATCATCCGTCGCATCCGGGCTATGGCGCGCAAGGCGGAGCCTTCCTATATTCCGCTGGATATCAACGAAGTCGCCCGCGAAAGTTGCGATCTGGTGCAGCGCGAGTTGCTGCGCACCGGCGTGGTGTTGAGCCTCGATCTGGAATCTGATCTGCCACAGGTGCGTGCCGATCGCGTGCAGTTGCAACAGGTGCTGATCAACCTGCTGATGAACAGTATCCAGGCCATGACCGAAGCGCATGGGAAGGATCGACGGCTCAGCGTTAAATCTTTCGTGCGCAGGAGCGACGAGGGCGTCAGCGTGGCGCTGGAGATTTCCGATACCGGGCCGGGTTTCCCGGCGGCGCACATTGGTCGCCTGTTTGAAGCTTTCTTCACCACCAAGAAAGATGGCATGGGTATGGGATTACCGATCTGCCGCTCCATCATCGAAGCACATGGGGGCCGGATCCAGGCGCAAAACAACGAGATGTACGGTGCAACGATTTCTTTCCATCTGCCGCTGATTTCCGGAGGCGAGGCCAATGGCTAA